The Fervidibacillus albus genome contains a region encoding:
- a CDS encoding YozE family protein, with protein MAKSFYHFLLRFRNHVGKDPITNFANDVYHDHSFPKMSSCYDELSRYLEMNGDYLPSMSVFDEAWELYIQLEKEKG; from the coding sequence TTTTTATTACGTTTTCGAAATCACGTCGGGAAAGACCCGATAACGAATTTTGCAAATGATGTTTATCACGATCATAGTTTTCCGAAAATGTCGAGTTGTTACGATGAATTAAGCCGCTATTTGGAGATGAACGGCGATTATCTCCCGTCCATGTCTGTTTTTGATGAAGCATGGGAATTATACATTCAGTTGGAAAAGGAAAAGGGGTAA